CTGATCAAAACGGTCACCATCAAGGATTTCAACTATTTCCCCGATCGTGGAGTGTTTCATAATCCGAAGCGCGATCCTCTCAGTGCTCATCTCTTCTCCATCGAGGGTAACAAATGGCGCACGCTGCGAGCCCGACTGACACCCACGTTCACATCGGGCAAGATGAAGATGATGTTCCCAACATTGGCCGCCGTTGGGGACAACTTCTCGGCGTTCCTGGTAAAGACGGTCGCTGAGGGGCGGGAGCTGGAGATCAAGGATTACGTGGCACGCTTCACGACGGACGTGATCGGTAGCTGTGCCTTCGGGATCGAGTGCAACAGCTTCGAGGATCCAAACAGTCAGTTCCGGAAGTTCGGTGGGCTGATTTTCGACAAACCAAGACACTCCCAACCGGTGCGTCTCTTTCTGAAACTTTTCCCGGAGGTGGGTCGGCGACTGGGCATGAAATCGCTGCGGGACGAACCGAGCCAATTTTTCGGCAGGTTGGTGAAGGATACGGTGGATTATCGCGAGAAGAATAACATCACGCGTAAGGATTTTATGAGCTTACTGATCGAGTTGAAGAATACCGGAGGACAGCTGACGATCGATGAGGTTGCGGCACAGGCGTTTATATTCTTCGGTGCCGGATTCGAGACCTCCTCATCCAATCAGACGTTCTGTCTGTATGAGCTGGCATTGAATCAGGAGTGTCAGGAGAAGGCCAGAAAGTGTGTTCAGGAGGCTCTCAAGAAGCACGGAGGATTGACGTACGAAGCGGTGTCCGATATGGCTTATCTCGACCAGTGCATTAAAGGTATGTTTATTCATGTTTCGAAAACCATAATTTATTGAAACCATTTTACAGAAACACTTCGTTTGTATCCATCCCTCCCGGTGCTGGAAC
The Toxorhynchites rutilus septentrionalis strain SRP chromosome 2, ASM2978413v1, whole genome shotgun sequence genome window above contains:
- the LOC129767189 gene encoding cytochrome P450 6a9-like is translated as MSIVQLVILLVTPIILLVVYVKQRYSFWSRQKVPFIEPLFPLGSFQNVHNKSFADISREQYNQMKDRGPFHGLYFLLQPLVAITDLDLIKTVTIKDFNYFPDRGVFHNPKRDPLSAHLFSIEGNKWRTLRARLTPTFTSGKMKMMFPTLAAVGDNFSAFLVKTVAEGRELEIKDYVARFTTDVIGSCAFGIECNSFEDPNSQFRKFGGLIFDKPRHSQPVRLFLKLFPEVGRRLGMKSLRDEPSQFFGRLVKDTVDYREKNNITRKDFMSLLIELKNTGGQLTIDEVAAQAFIFFGAGFETSSSNQTFCLYELALNQECQEKARKCVQEALKKHGGLTYEAVSDMAYLDQCIKETLRLYPSLPVLERKTVQNYRIPDSDVVIPKGMKVQIPVFAIHRDEQYYPNPEVFDPDRFCPDEVVKRHICSFLPFGEGPRACIGLRFGMMQSRVGLATILSNFKFNICPKTAVPLQYSASANVLQPKEGLWLKVEPL